In a genomic window of Festucalex cinctus isolate MCC-2025b chromosome 11, RoL_Fcin_1.0, whole genome shotgun sequence:
- the LOC144030037 gene encoding tubulin alpha chain-like isoform X1: MRECISMHVGQAGVHMGNACWELYCLEHGIQPDGRMQSDKASGGNDSFNTFFREIGTGKHIPRAIFVDLEPTIIDEVRTGSYRQLFQPEQMIAGSEDAASNYARGHYTIGKEMIDLVLDRTRKLADQCTGLQGFLIFHSFGGGTGSGFTSLLMERLSVDYGKKLKLEFAIYPAPQVSTAVVEPYNSILTTHSTLEHFDCAFMVDNEALYDICRRNLDIERPTYTNLNRLIGQLVSSITASIRFDGTLNVDLTEFHTNLVPYPRIHFPLATYSPFISAGKADYEHLSVANITNACFEPANQMVKCDPRYGKNMACCLLLFVGDVAPKDVNSAIAAIKTKRKIQFVDWCPTGFKVGINYQPPTVVPGGDLAKVQRAVCMLSNTTAIAEAWARLDHKFDLMYAKRAFVHWYVGEGMEEGEFSEAREDMAALEKDYEEVCTDSTGDEDDDDGEEY; the protein is encoded by the exons ATG CGTGAATGTATCTCTATGCACGTCGGCCAAGCTGGAGTGCATATGGGCAATGCATGCTGGGAGCTTTACTGCCTGGAACATGGCATCCAGCCAGATGGGCGGATGCAGTCCGACAAGGCTAGTGGAGGAAATGACTCGTTCAACACTTTCTTCAGGGAGATTGGAACTGGCAAGCATATTCCCAGGGCCATCTTTGTTGATCTGGAGCCCACAATCATCG ATGAGGTCCGTACAGGTAGCTATCGGCAGCTGTTTCAACCAGAACAGATGATCGCAGGGAGCGAGGATGCTGCCAGTAACTACGCCCGGGGTCACTACACCATCGGCAAGGAGATGATTGATCTGGTCCTGGACAGGACTCGTAAGCTG GCTGATCAATGCACTGGCTTGCAAGGATTCCTTATCTTTCACTCATTTGGTGGTGGCACCGGCTCTGGTTTCACCTCCCTTCTCATGGAGAGATTGTCGGTTGATTATGGGAAGAAATTGAAACTAGAATTTGCCATCTACCCAGCTCCTCAGGTGTCCACAGCAGTGGTAGAGCCCTACAATTCCATTCTGACCACTCACAGCACCCTTGAGCACTTTGACTGCGCCTTCATGGTGGACAATGAAGCCCTCTATGACATTTGTCGTCGGAACCTCGACATTGAAAGGCCGACCTACACTAACTTGAACAGGCTGATTGGGCAGTTAGTGTCTTCGATCACAGCCTCTATTCGCTTTGATGGGACCCTGAATGTTGACCTGACAGAGTTCCATACCAACTTAGTGCCCTACCCTCGAATTCACTTCCCCCTTGCTACATATTCCCCATTCATCTCTGCTGGGAAGGCCGACTATGAGCATCTGTCTGTGGCCAACATCACCAACGCCTGCTTTGAGCCGGCCAACCAGATGGTCAAGTGTGATCCTCGTTATGGTAAAAACATGGCctgctgtttgttgttgttcgTTGGTGATGTGGCGCCGAAAGATGTCAATTCTGCCATCGCTGCCATCAAAACCAAACGTAAAATCCAGTTTGTGGATTGGTGTCCTACAGGCTTCAAAGTGGGAATCAACTACCAGCCTCCAACAGTGGTTCCTGGAGGAGATCTGGCCAAGGTGCAGAGGGCCGTGTGCATGCTGAGCAACACcacagccatcgctgaggcctgGGCCCGCCTGGATCACAAGTTTGATCTCATGTATGCTAAGAGGGCGTTTGTGCACTGGTATGTTGGGGAGGGAATGGAGGAAGGCGAGTTCTCAGAGGCCAGAGAGGATATGGCGGCCCTGGAGAAGGATTATGAAGAGGTTTGTACTGACAGCACCggggatgaggatgatgatgatggggaGGAGTACTGA
- the dnajb2 gene encoding dnaJ homolog subfamily B member 2: MVDYYNILGVSKTAAQDDIKKAYRKLALKWHPDKNPDNKEEAEKKFKEVAEAYEVLSDQNKRDAYDRYGSDGMRHSGSSNSGFPSDFPGYHFTFRSPEEVFKEFFGGQDPFASFFDDFASFGGPPSRRGPNRFFSFPSAGVEFSPFPSMGDFHDMGSTGGGNFKSVSTSTRIINGIRTTTKKIKENGQERIEIEEDGVLKTVLINGMHDEMALALEMSRREEQPHQPPPNPSIQNRSHRESGRTRSNPYSAGTHRSFSAAPFYHYGGVTESEQDEDDEDLQMALACSLSEMEAQQKVSAPDFISDADFKAFTS; encoded by the exons ATGGTGGATTACTACAACATCTTGGGAGTATCCAAAACGGCCGCTCAGGATGACATCAAGAAGGC CTACAGGAAACTGGCTCTTAAATGGCATCCGGACAAAAATCCGGACAACAAAGAGGAAGCAGAAAAGAAGTTTAAAGAAGTCGCCGAGGCATATGAAGTTCTCTCTGACC AGAATAAACGGGATGCCTATGACAGATATGGAAGTGATGGAATGAGACACTCAG GCTCTTCCAACTCAGGCTTCCCTTCAGATTTCCCAGGATATCACTTCACATTCCGCAGCCCAGAAGAAGTTTTCAAGGAGTTTTTTGGTGGCCAGGATCCTTTCGCCAGCTTCTTTG ATGACTTCGCATCATTCGGGGGTCCGCCCTCCCGCCGGGGGCCTAACCGGTTCTTCTCGTTTCCTTCAGCTGGAG tCGAATTTTCACCTTTTCCATCCATGGGTGATTTTCATGACATGGGAAGCACGGGAGGTGGCAATTTCAAATCTGTGTCGACTTCCACCCGCATCATAAATGGCATACGCACGACCACCAAGAA GATTAAAGAGAACGGGCAGGAGAGAATAGAGATTGAGGAAGACGGCGTGTTAAAGACAGTGCTAATTAACG GCATGCATGATGAAATGGCGCTGGCACTGGAGATGAGTCGACGAGAGGAACAACCTCACCAACCACCTCCGAATCCCTCAATCCAAAACAGATCCCATCGCGAATCCGGCAGAACCCGCTCCAACCCGTATTCCGCGGGCACGCACCGCTCCTTCAGCGCCGCCCCTTTCTACCACTACGGGGGCGTGACGGAAAGCGAGCAAGACGAGGACGATGAAGATCTGCAGATGGCGTTGGCGTGCAGCTTGTCCGAAATGGAAGCCCAGCAGAAAGTGTCTGCTCCAGACTTCATATCAG ACGCCGACTTTAAGGCCTTCACCAGCTAA
- the LOC144030037 gene encoding tubulin alpha chain-like isoform X2 — MRECISMHVGQAGVHMGNACWELYCLEHGIQPDGRMQSDKASGGNDSFNTFFREIGTGKHIPRAIFVDLEPTIIDEVRTGSYRQLFQPEQMIAGSEDAASNYARGHYTIGKEMIDLVLDRTRKLADQCTGLQGFLIFHSFGGGTGSGFTSLLMERLSVDYGKKLKLEFAIYPAPQVSTAVVEPYNSILTTHSTLEHFDCAFMVDNEALYDICRRNLDIERPTYTNLNRLIGQLVSSITASIRFDGTLNVDLTEFHTNLVPYPRIHFPLATYSPFISAGKADYEHLSVANITNACFEPANQMVKCDPRYGFKVGINYQPPTVVPGGDLAKVQRAVCMLSNTTAIAEAWARLDHKFDLMYAKRAFVHWYVGEGMEEGEFSEAREDMAALEKDYEEVCTDSTGDEDDDDGEEY; from the exons ATG CGTGAATGTATCTCTATGCACGTCGGCCAAGCTGGAGTGCATATGGGCAATGCATGCTGGGAGCTTTACTGCCTGGAACATGGCATCCAGCCAGATGGGCGGATGCAGTCCGACAAGGCTAGTGGAGGAAATGACTCGTTCAACACTTTCTTCAGGGAGATTGGAACTGGCAAGCATATTCCCAGGGCCATCTTTGTTGATCTGGAGCCCACAATCATCG ATGAGGTCCGTACAGGTAGCTATCGGCAGCTGTTTCAACCAGAACAGATGATCGCAGGGAGCGAGGATGCTGCCAGTAACTACGCCCGGGGTCACTACACCATCGGCAAGGAGATGATTGATCTGGTCCTGGACAGGACTCGTAAGCTG GCTGATCAATGCACTGGCTTGCAAGGATTCCTTATCTTTCACTCATTTGGTGGTGGCACCGGCTCTGGTTTCACCTCCCTTCTCATGGAGAGATTGTCGGTTGATTATGGGAAGAAATTGAAACTAGAATTTGCCATCTACCCAGCTCCTCAGGTGTCCACAGCAGTGGTAGAGCCCTACAATTCCATTCTGACCACTCACAGCACCCTTGAGCACTTTGACTGCGCCTTCATGGTGGACAATGAAGCCCTCTATGACATTTGTCGTCGGAACCTCGACATTGAAAGGCCGACCTACACTAACTTGAACAGGCTGATTGGGCAGTTAGTGTCTTCGATCACAGCCTCTATTCGCTTTGATGGGACCCTGAATGTTGACCTGACAGAGTTCCATACCAACTTAGTGCCCTACCCTCGAATTCACTTCCCCCTTGCTACATATTCCCCATTCATCTCTGCTGGGAAGGCCGACTATGAGCATCTGTCTGTGGCCAACATCACCAACGCCTGCTTTGAGCCGGCCAACCAGATGGTCAAGTGTGATCCTCGTTATG GCTTCAAAGTGGGAATCAACTACCAGCCTCCAACAGTGGTTCCTGGAGGAGATCTGGCCAAGGTGCAGAGGGCCGTGTGCATGCTGAGCAACACcacagccatcgctgaggcctgGGCCCGCCTGGATCACAAGTTTGATCTCATGTATGCTAAGAGGGCGTTTGTGCACTGGTATGTTGGGGAGGGAATGGAGGAAGGCGAGTTCTCAGAGGCCAGAGAGGATATGGCGGCCCTGGAGAAGGATTATGAAGAGGTTTGTACTGACAGCACCggggatgaggatgatgatgatggggaGGAGTACTGA
- the LOC144030738 gene encoding tubulin alpha chain, translated as MRECISIHVGQAGAQIGNACWELYCLEHGIQPDGQMPSDKTIGGGDDSFNTFFSETGAGKHVPRAIFVDLEPTVIDEVRTGTYRQLFHPEQLITGKEDAANNYARGHYTIGKEIIDLVLDRTRKLADQCTGLQGFLIFHSFGGGTGSGFTSLLMERLSVDYGKKSKLEFAIYPAPQVSTAVVEPYNSILTTHTTLEHSDCAFMVDNEAIYDICRRNLDIERPTYTNLNRLIGQIVSSITASLRFDGALNVDLTEFQTNLVPYPRIHFPLATYAPVISAEKAYHEQLSVADITNTCFEPANQMVKCDPRHGKYMACCLLYRGDVVPKDVNSAIAAIKTKRSIQFVDWCPTGFKVGINYQPPTVVPGGDLAKVQRAVCMLSNTTAIAEAWARLDHKFDLMYAKRAFVHWYVGEGMEEGEFSEAREDMAALEKDYEEVGADNIGEEDEGEEY; from the exons ATG CGTGAATGCATCTCCATACATGTGGGCCAAGCAGGGGCTCAGATCGGCAATGCATGCTGGGAGTTGTACTGCCTGGAACATGGCATTCAGCCAGATGGTCAGATGCCCTCTGATAAAACAATCGGAGGCGGCGATGACTCCTTCAACACCTTTTTCAGTGAGACGGGAGCAGGAAAGCATGTCCCCAGAGCCATCTTTGTAGACCTGGAGCCCACTGTCATTG ATGAGGTGCGTACGGGTACCTACCGTCAGCTGTTCCATCCAGAACAGTTAATCACAGGGAAGGAAGATGCCGCCAACAACTACGCTCGTGGTCACTACACCATTGGCAAGGAGATCATTGATCTGGTTCTGGACAGGACTCGCAAACTG GCTGATCAATGCACTGGCTTGCAAGGATTCCTCATCTTCCATTCCTTTGGCGGAGGTACCGGCTCTGGTTTCACCTCCCTTCTCATGGAGAGACTGTCTGTAGATTATGGGAAAAAGTCCAAGCTTGAATTTGCAATCTATCCAGCCCCCCAGGTGTCCACAGCAGTGGTAGAGCCCTACAATTCCATTCTCACCACTCACACAACCCTCGAGCACTCCGACTGCGCCTTCATGGTGGACAATGAAGCCATCTATGACATTTGCCGCAGGAACCTCGATATTGAAAGGCCGACCTACACTAACCTGAACAGGCTGATTGGCCAAATTGTGTCTTCGATCACAGCCTCTCTCCGATTTGATGGTGCCTTAAATGTTGACCTGACAGAGTTCCAGACCAACTTGGTGCCCTACCCTCGCATCCACTTCCCTCTGGCCACATATGCTCCGGTTATTTCCGCAGAAAAGGCCTACCATGAGCAGCTTTCAGTGGCCGACATCACAAATACCTGCTTTGAGCCGGCCAACCAGATGGTCAAGTGCGATCCTCGTCACGGTAAATACATGGCATGCTGCCTGCTGTATCGCGGCGATGTCGTGCCGAAAGACGTCAACTCGGCCATCGCCGCCATCAAAACCAAACGCAGCATCCAGTTTGTGGATTGGTGTCCTACAGGCTTCAAAGTGGGAATCAACTACCAGCCTCCTACAGTTGTTCCTGGAGGAGATCTGGCCAAGGTGCAGAGGGCCGTGTGCATGCTGAGCAACACcacagccatcgctgaggcctgGGCCCGCCTGGATCACAAGTTCGATCTCATGTATGCTAAGAGGGCCTTTGTGCACTGGTATGTTGGGGAGGGGATGGAGGAAGGCGAGTTCTCAGAGGCCAGAGAGGATATGGCGGCCCTGGAGAAGGATTATGAAGAAGTGGGTGCGGACAACATCGGGGAGGAGGATGAAGGAGAGGAATACTGA
- the LOC144030345 gene encoding tubulin alpha chain — protein MRECISMHVGQAGAQMGNACWELYCLEHGIQPDGQMPSDKTIGGGDDSFNTFFSETGAGKHVPRAIFVDLEPTVIDEVRTGTYRQLFHPEQLITGKEDAANNYARGHYTIGKEIIDLVLDRTRKLADQCTGLQGFLIFHSFGGGTGSGFTSLLMERLSVDYGKKSKLEFAVYPAPQVSTAVVEPYNSILTTHTTLEHSDCAFMVDNEAIYDICRRNLDIERPTYTNLNRLIGQIVSSITASLRFDGALNVDLTEFQTNLVPYPRIHFPLATYAPVISAEKAYHEQLSVADITNACFEPNNQMVKCDPRHGKYMACCLLYRGDVVPKDVNSAIAAIKTKRTIQFVDWCPTGFKVGINYQPPTVVPGGDLAKVQRAVCMLSNTTAIAEAWARLDHKFDLMYAKRAFVHWYVGEGMEEGEFSEAREDMAALEKDYEEVGTDSVGDDDEEGEEY, from the exons ATG CGTGAATGTATCTCCATGCATGTCGGCCAAGCCGGAGCCCAAATGGGCAATGCCTGTTGGGAGCTTTATTGCCTGGAGCATGGCATCCAGCCAGATGGGCAAATGCCCTCTGACAAGACAATTGGAGGAGGCGATGACTCGTTCAATACTTTCTTCAGTGAGACAGGAGCTGGAAAACATGTGCCTAGGGCAATCTTTGTTGATCTAGAGCCCACTGTCATTG ATGAGGTTCGTACTGGTACCTATCGTCAGCTGTTCCACCCTGAACAATTGATCACAGGGAAGGAGGATGCAGCTAACAACTATGCCCGTGGGCACTACACAATTGGCAAGGAGATCATTGATCTTGTCCTGGACAGGACTCGCAAGCTG GCTGATCAATGCACTGGCTTGCAAGGATTCCTCATCTTCCACTCCTTTGGTGGTGGCACCGGCTCTGGTTTCACCTCCCTTCTCATGGAGAGACTGTCTGTAGACTATGGGAAGAAGTCAAAACTTGAATTTGCCGTCTACCCAGCCCCTCAGGTGTCCACAGCAGTGGTAGAGCCCTACAATTCCATTCTCACCACTCACACAACCCTCGAGCACTCAGACTGCGCCTTCATGGTGGACAATGAAGCCATCTATGACATCTGCCGCAGGAACCTCGACATTGAAAGGCCGACCTACACTAATCTGAACAGGCTGATTGGCCAGATTGTGTCTTCGATCACAGCCTCTCTCCGATTTGATGGTGCCCTGAATGTTGACCTGACAGAGTTCCAGACCAACTTAGTGCCCTACCCTCGCATCCACTTCCCTCTGGCCACATATGCCCCCGTAATTTCCGCAGAAAAGGCCTACCACGAGCAACTGTCTGTGGCTGACATCACCAACGCCTGCTTTGAGCCAAACAACCAGATGGTCAAGTGCGATCCTCGTCACGGTAAATACATGGCATGCTGCCTGCTATATCGTGGTGACGTCGTGCCCAAAGATGTCAACTCGGCCATCGCTGCCATCAAAACCAAACGCACCATTCAGTTTGTGGATTGGTGTCCTACTGGCTTCAAAGTGGGAATCAACTACCAGCCTCCCACAGTGGTTCCTGGAGGAGATCTGGCCAAGGTGCAGAGGGCTGTGTGTATGCTGAGCAACACcacagccatcgctgaggcctgGGCCCGCCTGGATCACAAGTTTGATCTCATGTATGCTAAGAGGGCTTTTGTGCACTGGTATGTTGGGGAGGGAATGGAGGAAGGCGAGTTCTCAGAGGCCAGAGAGGATATGGCGGCCCTGGAGAAGGATTATGAAGAGGTTGGTACTGACAGCGTtggagatgatgatgaagaaggaGAAGAGTACTGA